GTCCGGATACGAGGATCGAGCCATAAGTACGCGATGTCCAGCAACAGATTCGCCGTCACAAACATCGCCGCAATCACCAGTGCGCCTCCCTGGACGACGGCGTAGTCTTGCTCACGCACGGCCGTCACCAGGTAGCGTCCCATACCGGGCCAATTGAAAACGGTCTCGGTTAAAACGGCGCCCGAGAGGAGCATGCCGACTTGGAAGCCTGCGATGTTGACGATCGGCACCGAAGCGTTGGGCAACGCGTGCCGCCACACGATTCGCCCTAGGGTCGCGCCTTTCGCTTTCGCAGTTCGCAAATAGTCGGACGATAAGACCTCGAGCATGCTGCTGCGGGTAATTCGTGAAATCACGGCGGCGGGAATGGTGGCCAGCGCGACAGCCGGCAACAGCAAATGTCGCAGCGCGTCGAGCGCCAGCGCAAATCGCCCAGTGAGGATCGCTTCGCATAAAAAGAAGTCAGTATGGAACTGCGAGATCATGGTCGGCGCAACACGGCCGCTGGTCGGCATGTTGGTAAAGATGGTCATCAGGCAGATCCCCAAAAAGAAGACCGGCACGCTGACGCCAAGCAGTGCGAATGTCATCGCCGCGTAATCGGGCCAACTACCGCGCCAGAGCGCCGATGCGACGCCGGCGCAAATACCCAACGGAACCGCCAACAAGATCGCTGTGATCGACAATTCCAACGTGGCCGGAATCGTTTCGGTCAATCGCGCGGCGACCTGATCGCCGTGAAAGAACGATACGCCCAGATCGCCCCGCAGCAGTTCGCCGGGCAAATCGATCAATTGCGCCAAGATCGGGCGATCCCAACCTTGCTGGGCCATTTCGGCGGTGACACGCGCCGGCACGCTATGCTGTCCGAATCGCGCCAGCGCCGGATTGCCCGGCAATAGTCGAATCGAAATGAAGATCAGCACCACGGCGACCGCGACGGTGGCCAGCGACTGCAAGATACGAACGAGTAAGAAACTCCACACGGCGAGTTCGGCCCTTTGTCTATTTGGCCAACTTCGTAAGTCGCAAACGGGTCAGCGACGAGGGATGCAGCAAATAGCCAGAGACCGCTTTGCTTTGCACGTTGCGTACCGACGTATGAACGAGCGGAACCAACGGTGCGTCAGCAAAAATCTCTTCTTGCGCTTCGCGATATAATTCGGCCCGTTTCTCCTGGTTCATTTCCACTTTCGCTTGGGCCAGCAAGTCGTGAACTTTTTGGCTGCGGTAGCGGCTCATGTTGTTGCCGCCGACATCGTTGATGTTGTCGAGATCAAGTAACGTATAGAGAAAGTTGTCAGGATCCGGCATATCGGCCGTCCAACCGGCCAGACCCAATTGATGTTCGCCGCGCGTCATACGGCGGAAGTGCTGCGAGTTTTGGTTCGTGACAATTTCGGTTTCGATCCCTACTTTGGCGAGCGAGTCTTTGATAAAGATCGCCGTTTGTCGCGGCTGCTGCATGTAAGGACGGGGATCGGTCATTACGAACAGTTGCAAGCGAATCGGCATCGGCACGCCGTCCGCCGCCGCTGCGGCCAGCAGTTGTTTCGCCTTTGCGGGATCGTAATCACGATCGGTCAGATCGGAATGACTTCCCCACAATGTCGGCGGCACCAACGTGACCGCTTTCGTCGCATGCCCCGAATAGGCCGACTTGATCAACTGGTCACGATCGATCGCGTACCAGATCGCTTCCCGAATCCGTTGATCGTCTAGCGGCGCTTTGTCGTTGTTCATCGTCAGGTAGCCGGTATTCATCCCTTCCTTTTCCTGCACGATCACCTCGGGATTTTTGGATAGCGAATCGATCTCGGCCGGGGGCAAATTGTCGGCGATGTCGATCTCGCCGCGGAGCAACTGCTTGACCCGCACCGCACTTTCTCCCACCGGCAAAAAGATCACGCCGTCAATCTCGGGCCGGCCGCGCCAATGATCGTCAAACGCCAGGAGCGTTAGCTGCTGATTGACGTTCCAAGAGTCAAACTGAAAGGGGCCCGTACCGACCGGGTGCTTCCAGAACTCTCCTTCGTACTTCTTCACAGCAGTCGGGCTCACGATACTGGCGGGAAACATCGCCATTGTCGTCAAAAAGGCGGCGGTAGGACGCTTCAAGCGAACTTTGACCGTCAGCGGATCGACCGCCGAGACCGACTCGATCGCTTCAAAACTTTGGACGTACGGAATCACCTGATCAAACACGAACGGGTGCATGGGAACCGTCAATCGCTCAAGCGAGAAGAGCACCGCGTCGGCGTCTAGCGGCGTTCCATCATGGAACGTCACCCCTTTTCGCAGGTGAAACGTCCACTCGAGTCCATCGTCGCTGGTCGACCATGATTCGGCCAGACTGGGGACGAGATCGAGCGTCTCCTCGTCGTAGGTGACAAGCGTATCGTAGATATTGCACATCACGGTGACCGATTCGCCGATGTCGGTATGGATGGGATCCAACCGATCAGCGTCGTCGCCGCGGCCATAAATCAAGATATTACTCGGCAGGGCTGGGCCGCCGCATCCGAGGAAAGTGGAGACGATTAGACAGAAGAGAAGCGAGCGCATACGTTCTTTCGATTAACTGCGTTCGGGGCTGGGGATCGTATTCTAGCGCCAAACGCGCCACGGTCACAAGCCGCGCAGAGGAGAATTACGGGAGTTCACCGGCAGAAACGCCAACGTTTGTCGTCGCGGACGCGTCAGTCGGAAATTTCGGCAGTTTTGCAAAGTCGGCGCCGGCGATTTCGGCGCCTGCTTTTTTGTCATAGGCGTAATTTGCATCCGCTTCCGCGTTCAAGCGATAGTCGCTTAACCGACGCTGTGAATAGGGGGGCAATTGATCAAGCGGCTGCGCCCAAGCGACCGGATCTCGTTTGCCAAATTTATCTCCCTCGACCGCGGCGCCCCACATTTCGGCATGCAGCGCTTCGATCTCCAGGCGAGTCTTCTTCTCCCAGAAGATTTGCCTCAGACTGCTGGTCAAATCATAGAAGTTGTTGTCACCTTTGAACCGCACCGCATTCAGATCGGTCAGCTTGGCGCTGGGAGCACGATCATATTGCAGCAACATCGCTTCGCTGGGCGACCAGCGGACGATGCAATCGGTCAACGTCGCCTCCAAGTCGCGTTGCTCGGGGAATTCGGCCGAACTCTCCAAGCGGAACAGGCCTTTAGCCGCGGCGGCCGTCACACGATTCAAACGGACATCGATCAGATCGGTCGAAGCTTTGGTCGAACCTTGCGCGTCGAGCAACACGCCGGAGATCGCCAGCAATCCGTTTTGCCAATCGAACTTGAATTGCGACGCCTGATCAAGGTGAACGACGTCCGTTTCGCCACGGATCACGGTATCGACCAGGGAGATCGACGGCGGACGAAACATCATCGCTTCGGTCGTGATGGCCGGCGCCATCGCAATCGTGACCGGTCGACGAAATACCGAGGGCAACATGGCCATGTTGGCCGGAGCAACCACGGTAAACGTACAACGATTGGTTTTGATGGCGCCGCCGGTCTCAAGTAAAAACAAACTGCCTGGATCGACCGATGCGTCGGTTGTTTCTAGTCGAAACGCGATGCCGTCAAACAAGGCTTGTACTCGGCCAACGCGAATCATGTTGCGATACATTGACATCGCGTTGATCGCAATTGTCATTTCGGGCGCAAAGCCGATCGCCGCGCGAAGCGTGATCTTTTCGGTCTCTATGTCTCCTTCCAGCAATAACGGCGCATCCATTTTGACGGGGCCGTTGAAACGCAATTCGATCGTGTCGATGCGACTGTCGAGCTTCGCCTTGGTGACGGCGTCGTAAATCTGACTGGCGCTCGCGGTGCTGACGACCTTCACATTGGGCATTTCCACCGTCGCCGGCGGCATAATCATCGGAGCGACGGAAGGTTCCTGCGGATTGGAGGGCCGCGCAGGCGGAGTCGTCGCCGGGCTAGGCATTGCATCCTCAGGAATCGGGAGCACGCGATCGTTGCGGCTGCCTGTCGCTGGCTCGTTGCCAGTGGGATTATTGAGCGTGCGGTGTCCGCTTGGATCCTGAAACGTCAGTCCTGGCAGGAGGTATTGACTGCTTCGCGCCGACCAGACCGCGTCCATCACAAAAAAGATAGCGATAAACGCCAGAATCGGAGCAATCCAAGGAAAATGACGCTCAACGATCGTCGGGGGCTGAACGTCCGCGGCGATCGTCATTCCGCCGCCATGCTGCAGATGGATTCCCAGGTCTTCGCAAAACAGCAGCATTTCGGCGATAAACTCGGCCGGAGTTTGATAACGATCCTGCGGGTTCTTGGCGGTCAACCCGCTCAGCAGCACCATCGTCTCGTCAGGAAGATCGTCGCGTAGCTCGCGCGGATCAAGCGGTTCGTCACTGCTGTGGCTAAGCAACTTCTGCAAGACCGTTCCTTCGGGAAACGGCGGTCTGCCGGTCAGCATGTAATAGAGAGTGCAGCCAAGCGAGTAGAGATCGCTGCGCACATCGGCCAAGCGCGGATCACGCGCCTGCTCGGGTGAAATATAGTCAAACGTGCCAAGCGTGACTCCACTAGCGGTCAAATCACCATCGCCGGCGTCGACTTGATGCAAGCGGGCCAGCCCCATATCGACTAGTTTCGCTAAGCCGCCGGAACTGACCAGAATGTTGGATGGTTTGATGTCGCGATGAACGATGTCGCGCTCCGAAGCATGATGCAACGCTTCGGCGATTTGCAGCGTATAGTCGAGCGCTTGCTCGACCGGCAAGGGACCATCACGATCGACCAGATCGCGAATGTTGTGCCCTTCGATGTACTCGAAAACGATGTAGTTCCAATCGTTGTCGGTACCGACGAAATAAACGCGGGCGATATTCGGATGGTCAAGCCGAGCGGCGCTTTGGGCCTCGTTGCGAAAACGGCGAACGGTTTCTTCGCTACCGTTGTTTTCGCGCGACAAGACTTTGATTGCGACTTCGCGTCCGAGCAGCGTATCAAAACCGCGGAAGACGGCGCCCATGCCGCCGGCGCCGATAAACTCGCGCAGTTCAAAGTGCCCGAGCGTTTGACCAACCAGGTCGTTGCGAAGCCAGGCGCTGTTGATCGGGCGAATCGTAGAACCGCCATTGCGTTCGGCTCGGTCTCGCGCCGAAATCACCGTCGCTTGTTCTTCGGTCGTCATCAACATCTCAGGCGCGGCGGTCGACGGCAAATCGCGCGCAGAAGCGGCCTTCGTTTCGCGCTTGGCGGAAGCGCTAGACGAGGACGACTCTTGCGTCACATCGGCGTCGGGCGAATGAGAGTCCACGACCGCGAATACCTCGAATGAGTTGGATGCGGTTTATTGGAAAAGCAAAAACATGTCGTTAACGATAAGACCTATCGACATGTATCCTTAGCTGATTCTAGACACGGCTTCGCAATCGTCAACCGAATGTCTCGTGTGCTAATGACTTACGAAAATCTCTTGCGTCAAAAAACGACCATGCCAAATGCGCCTATCATGCCGTTCATGCGGCTGAAAAGCCATCGTAGATGCGTTAGGCCATGTCGCCGGCATAGATCTGGCAATAGCTCTCATACCGGCGAACGTCAAGAAATCCGTCTGCTACAGCCCCTTTAACGCCGCACCCCTCTTCGTGAGTATGCGAGCAGTCGGGAAAGCGGCACCCTGTAATAAAGGGGCGGAGATCGCGAAAATATCCGGCGACTTCTTCCGGAATCACGTCCCACAGCTGAAACTGTCGAATTCCTGGGGTATCGACCACATGCCCCCCGGCCGCTAGCGGAACCAAACTGGAAGTCGTCGTCGTATGGCGTCCTTTGTCGGTCGTTTCGCTGACGTGACCGACCCGCAGGTTCAAGCCTGGTTCGATCGCGTTCAAAATAGTCGATTTGCCGACGCCGCTTTGCCCCGAGAGGACGCTTGCGCGATCGCGGACGGCGACGCGCAGTCGCTCGACGCCGATTCCTTCGGTCGCCGACAACAGAATGACCTGATAGCCC
The nucleotide sequence above comes from Blastopirellula sp. J2-11. Encoded proteins:
- a CDS encoding ABC transporter permease yields the protein MWSFLLVRILQSLATVAVAVVLIFISIRLLPGNPALARFGQHSVPARVTAEMAQQGWDRPILAQLIDLPGELLRGDLGVSFFHGDQVAARLTETIPATLELSITAILLAVPLGICAGVASALWRGSWPDYAAMTFALLGVSVPVFFLGICLMTIFTNMPTSGRVAPTMISQFHTDFFLCEAILTGRFALALDALRHLLLPAVALATIPAAVISRITRSSMLEVLSSDYLRTAKAKGATLGRIVWRHALPNASVPIVNIAGFQVGMLLSGAVLTETVFNWPGMGRYLVTAVREQDYAVVQGGALVIAAMFVTANLLLDIAYLWLDPRIRTQS
- a CDS encoding ABC transporter substrate-binding protein codes for the protein MRSLLFCLIVSTFLGCGGPALPSNILIYGRGDDADRLDPIHTDIGESVTVMCNIYDTLVTYDEETLDLVPSLAESWSTSDDGLEWTFHLRKGVTFHDGTPLDADAVLFSLERLTVPMHPFVFDQVIPYVQSFEAIESVSAVDPLTVKVRLKRPTAAFLTTMAMFPASIVSPTAVKKYEGEFWKHPVGTGPFQFDSWNVNQQLTLLAFDDHWRGRPEIDGVIFLPVGESAVRVKQLLRGEIDIADNLPPAEIDSLSKNPEVIVQEKEGMNTGYLTMNNDKAPLDDQRIREAIWYAIDRDQLIKSAYSGHATKAVTLVPPTLWGSHSDLTDRDYDPAKAKQLLAAAAADGVPMPIRLQLFVMTDPRPYMQQPRQTAIFIKDSLAKVGIETEIVTNQNSQHFRRMTRGEHQLGLAGWTADMPDPDNFLYTLLDLDNINDVGGNNMSRYRSQKVHDLLAQAKVEMNQEKRAELYREAQEEIFADAPLVPLVHTSVRNVQSKAVSGYLLHPSSLTRLRLTKLAK
- a CDS encoding serine/threonine-protein kinase: MDSHSPDADVTQESSSSSASAKRETKAASARDLPSTAAPEMLMTTEEQATVISARDRAERNGGSTIRPINSAWLRNDLVGQTLGHFELREFIGAGGMGAVFRGFDTLLGREVAIKVLSRENNGSEETVRRFRNEAQSAARLDHPNIARVYFVGTDNDWNYIVFEYIEGHNIRDLVDRDGPLPVEQALDYTLQIAEALHHASERDIVHRDIKPSNILVSSGGLAKLVDMGLARLHQVDAGDGDLTASGVTLGTFDYISPEQARDPRLADVRSDLYSLGCTLYYMLTGRPPFPEGTVLQKLLSHSSDEPLDPRELRDDLPDETMVLLSGLTAKNPQDRYQTPAEFIAEMLLFCEDLGIHLQHGGGMTIAADVQPPTIVERHFPWIAPILAFIAIFFVMDAVWSARSSQYLLPGLTFQDPSGHRTLNNPTGNEPATGSRNDRVLPIPEDAMPSPATTPPARPSNPQEPSVAPMIMPPATVEMPNVKVVSTASASQIYDAVTKAKLDSRIDTIELRFNGPVKMDAPLLLEGDIETEKITLRAAIGFAPEMTIAINAMSMYRNMIRVGRVQALFDGIAFRLETTDASVDPGSLFLLETGGAIKTNRCTFTVVAPANMAMLPSVFRRPVTIAMAPAITTEAMMFRPPSISLVDTVIRGETDVVHLDQASQFKFDWQNGLLAISGVLLDAQGSTKASTDLIDVRLNRVTAAAAKGLFRLESSAEFPEQRDLEATLTDCIVRWSPSEAMLLQYDRAPSAKLTDLNAVRFKGDNNFYDLTSSLRQIFWEKKTRLEIEALHAEMWGAAVEGDKFGKRDPVAWAQPLDQLPPYSQRRLSDYRLNAEADANYAYDKKAGAEIAGADFAKLPKFPTDASATTNVGVSAGELP